In a single window of the Deltaproteobacteria bacterium genome:
- the sdhB gene encoding succinate dehydrogenase iron-sulfur subunit, with product MDYIFKIFRFDPRKDAAPYEQEFSVDWGDTEKVTVLDALFKIQQTQDKTLSFRYSCRLAMCGSCALVINGKEGLACKTLVKDLGSGPISLTPLRHLPVIKDLTVDLKSLINRLKKIEPYFIPRTSTLEPAIIKPTSRERKIIGMNTECIACGSCVSACTMMHWAPEYIGPMGLNRAFCLIADSRDWPGNRLARLGDENGVYRCHMEFNCTDVCPKHISPTRGIHYLKRQIFWQAMKSLISFRRGKGE from the coding sequence ATGGATTATATTTTTAAAATTTTTCGTTTCGATCCTCGAAAAGACGCCGCACCCTATGAACAAGAATTTTCCGTGGATTGGGGAGATACGGAAAAGGTTACGGTGTTGGATGCCCTCTTCAAAATCCAACAAACCCAAGATAAAACCCTTTCCTTTCGTTATTCCTGCCGGCTGGCCATGTGTGGTTCTTGCGCCCTGGTGATCAACGGGAAGGAAGGATTGGCCTGTAAAACGCTGGTTAAAGATCTGGGTTCCGGGCCAATTTCCCTTACGCCTTTACGTCACCTACCCGTTATCAAAGACCTAACCGTTGATCTAAAATCTTTGATCAATCGCCTAAAAAAAATAGAGCCTTACTTTATCCCCCGGACTTCTACTTTGGAGCCAGCTATAATTAAACCCACTTCCCGAGAGAGAAAGATAATCGGAATGAATACCGAGTGTATAGCCTGCGGCTCCTGCGTTTCGGCGTGTACGATGATGCACTGGGCTCCGGAGTACATCGGGCCGATGGGATTGAACCGGGCTTTTTGCCTCATTGCCGATTCCCGGGATTGGCCCGGCAACCGACTCGCCCGCTTAGGCGATGAAAACGGAGTATACCGCTGCCACATGGAATTCAACTGCACGGATGTCTGCCCCAAGCACATCAGCCCTACCCGGGGAATCCATTATTTAAAGCGGCAGATCTTCTGGCAGGCGATGAAGAGCTTGATATCTTTCCGCAGAGGCAAGGGCGAATGA
- a CDS encoding succinate dehydrogenase → MANGKEWTLKREVREAQVWRSTLPGMWAWLLQRVSAILILLFLTLHFFLPYRRPLQFLLLLVVAFHASLGIRVLLIDLGANVKTQKFLFIVFLFLAFLGLFWVWNYLPLGDIK, encoded by the coding sequence GTGGCCAACGGAAAAGAATGGACTTTGAAAAGAGAAGTGAGGGAGGCCCAAGTCTGGAGGAGTACGCTGCCGGGTATGTGGGCTTGGTTATTACAAAGAGTTTCAGCGATTCTCATCTTGCTCTTTTTGACGCTTCATTTTTTCTTGCCCTATCGCCGGCCTTTGCAATTCCTGCTTCTTCTGGTCGTGGCTTTCCATGCTTCCTTAGGAATACGGGTTTTGTTGATTGACTTGGGGGCCAACGTGAAGACCCAGAAATTTCTCTTCATCGTTTTCCTGTTTCTTGCCTTCTTGGGGCTTTTTTGGGTATGGAATTATTTGCCGCTGGGAGACATAAAGTAA
- a CDS encoding FAD-dependent oxidoreductase: MSKISIPVVTTDVLILGAGGAGLCAALHAADAGKNIKILLVTKAIIGKGGCSRMVQGGYNVVLNPADSFAKHFQDTLKGGQFINNQDLTWELVTVAPQRIKEMETQYGCFFDRNPDGTIHQKPFAGQSFDRTVHKGDLTGIEIVSRLSEQVFRRDIEYLDEHRAVELLWDKGGTRIVGALLLEVTRGEFLIAHARTTLVATGGGPTMYKLFAPSLDKSADGIALCYRAGAEMVDMEMVQFHPTGLIVKGSNTSGTLLEEGLRGAGAQLFNVLGERFMERYAPEVKERATRDVVSRSSFMEITAGRGTPNGGVFIDASVMGPNFVKKNFPGMVERCRDYGFDLANERVEVSPTAHFFMGGARIDTRCLTDLDGLYVAGEDAGGVHGANRLGGNGIADSTVFGGIAGDSMAHDVIGRELAPFDERPVEELIKQMEAPFGREGVDLYPLRETLRLSNWEKLGIIREEKGLLEGLQIIQELQEKMNRVGVAGGKACNISWNDWLNMRNLLDVSAIVGQSALKRQESRGAHYRNDFPKKNNKEYLKNFFIKREKGETKIYERPVVLNRLKPEDIGFE; this comes from the coding sequence ATGAGCAAAATTTCTATTCCGGTAGTAACGACAGACGTTTTAATCCTGGGAGCTGGAGGGGCCGGCCTTTGTGCTGCTCTCCACGCGGCTGATGCCGGGAAAAATATAAAGATCCTGCTCGTCACCAAAGCCATTATTGGCAAAGGTGGATGCTCGCGCATGGTCCAGGGGGGATACAACGTAGTTCTGAACCCCGCCGATTCCTTCGCTAAACATTTTCAGGATACGCTCAAAGGAGGGCAGTTTATCAACAACCAGGATTTGACCTGGGAACTGGTCACTGTGGCCCCCCAGCGGATCAAAGAGATGGAGACCCAGTACGGTTGCTTCTTCGACCGCAATCCAGACGGAACCATCCATCAGAAGCCTTTTGCCGGGCAGAGTTTCGATCGCACGGTTCACAAAGGAGATCTTACGGGCATTGAGATTGTTTCCCGCCTTTCCGAGCAAGTATTCCGACGAGATATCGAATACCTGGATGAACACCGTGCTGTGGAGCTTCTCTGGGATAAGGGGGGTACCCGGATTGTCGGAGCTTTACTCTTGGAGGTAACCCGGGGGGAGTTTCTTATTGCTCACGCCCGGACTACGCTTGTAGCCACTGGCGGCGGGCCTACCATGTATAAGCTTTTTGCACCCTCTCTGGACAAATCAGCGGATGGAATTGCTCTCTGCTACCGAGCGGGCGCCGAGATGGTGGACATGGAGATGGTCCAGTTCCATCCCACGGGCCTGATAGTCAAAGGGTCCAATACTTCAGGAACTCTCTTAGAGGAAGGCCTGAGGGGAGCCGGGGCCCAACTTTTCAATGTCCTGGGTGAACGCTTCATGGAGCGCTATGCCCCTGAGGTCAAGGAACGGGCCACCCGGGATGTTGTTTCCCGGTCCAGTTTTATGGAGATCACAGCCGGGAGGGGAACCCCGAATGGAGGCGTTTTTATCGATGCCTCGGTAATGGGTCCAAATTTCGTTAAAAAAAATTTTCCAGGGATGGTCGAACGCTGCCGGGATTACGGATTTGACCTGGCTAATGAGCGGGTAGAGGTTTCGCCAACCGCCCATTTTTTCATGGGAGGTGCCCGGATCGATACCCGGTGTTTGACCGACCTGGATGGACTATACGTTGCCGGAGAAGATGCTGGGGGTGTTCATGGAGCCAACCGTTTAGGGGGTAACGGCATCGCTGATTCAACCGTTTTCGGAGGGATTGCCGGGGACTCGATGGCCCACGACGTAATCGGCCGGGAACTGGCCCCCTTTGACGAGAGACCGGTAGAGGAATTGATCAAGCAAATGGAAGCCCCATTCGGGCGGGAAGGAGTGGATCTTTACCCCCTTAGAGAAACGCTACGCCTGAGTAATTGGGAAAAATTGGGGATTATTCGGGAAGAGAAAGGATTGTTGGAAGGACTGCAAATCATCCAGGAGTTGCAGGAAAAAATGAATCGGGTGGGAGTCGCCGGGGGAAAAGCCTGTAACATTTCTTGGAATGATTGGTTGAACATGCGCAATCTTCTGGATGTATCCGCAATCGTTGGGCAATCCGCCCTGAAGCGTCAAGAGTCCCGCGGGGCCCATTACCGGAATGATTTTCCCAAGAAAAATAATAAAGAGTACCTGAAAAACTTTTTTATCAAGCGCGAAAAAGGGGAAACGAAAATCTACGAGCGGCCAGTGGTTCTCAATCGGCTGAAGCCGGAAGACATCGGATTTGAATGA
- a CDS encoding cytochrome b N-terminal domain-containing protein — MSQGFSQNQIRPETSRSGWNFQYALGGVFTLTLVSGIFLMVYYVPQFGQAFSSVGRLNEQVPFGWMMRRIHGAGGNILLILLFLYLLQVFYRGDYKARRPAAWVFGVFAFGITLWVNFTGFFLPLSQASFWGTATVLSNLSSIPYCGSFLVDFIRGGKELAGTSLMRFYSMHIGFSALVALLLFRRQRMESIGKMTEENECQRFHGISIAWITTAILLASITFVPNWFSDPLQEAANPLANPERIFLPWYFLYLEETLKFLAGAYPLLSLLAIISFVILLFFLPYIDRNPERRILLRPLSLGLAATFLVVVLYFSFLGMANARYGERIILPERTLLVSEIRGAKVYLEKNCAYCHQIFGREGRREGPDVSVIKQRKRSTEWIQHFILNPRIYQPGTTMPRYEISLEDLEALAAYLLSLDPQKERFKAVERKQFIDFGLYQ; from the coding sequence ATGAGCCAAGGATTTTCCCAGAATCAAATCAGGCCGGAAACTTCGCGTTCCGGGTGGAACTTCCAGTATGCCCTTGGGGGGGTTTTCACGCTGACCCTGGTTTCAGGTATTTTCCTTATGGTGTATTACGTCCCTCAATTCGGGCAGGCTTTTTCCTCCGTAGGGCGGCTGAATGAACAAGTCCCTTTTGGATGGATGATGCGCCGGATTCATGGAGCTGGGGGAAATATTTTGCTTATCCTTTTATTTCTTTACCTCTTACAAGTTTTTTACCGGGGCGATTACAAGGCCAGACGGCCAGCGGCCTGGGTGTTTGGGGTCTTTGCTTTCGGCATCACCCTCTGGGTGAATTTCACCGGCTTTTTTCTCCCCCTCTCGCAGGCTTCTTTCTGGGGAACGGCTACGGTTTTGTCCAATCTTTCTTCCATCCCTTATTGCGGCAGCTTTTTAGTTGATTTTATTCGGGGGGGAAAAGAGCTGGCTGGAACCTCCCTGATGCGCTTCTATAGCATGCACATAGGCTTTTCGGCGCTGGTCGCCTTGCTTCTCTTCCGCCGTCAGCGAATGGAATCAATCGGGAAGATGACGGAGGAAAACGAGTGCCAACGATTCCACGGGATATCAATCGCCTGGATCACCACCGCTATTCTCTTAGCATCTATAACCTTTGTTCCCAATTGGTTTTCCGATCCGCTTCAAGAAGCGGCCAATCCCCTGGCCAATCCCGAACGAATCTTTCTTCCTTGGTATTTCCTTTATTTGGAAGAGACGCTGAAGTTTTTAGCCGGAGCCTATCCATTGCTGAGCCTGTTAGCGATTATTTCTTTTGTTATATTGCTTTTTTTCTTACCTTACATCGACCGGAATCCTGAACGGAGGATATTACTCCGTCCTCTCTCTCTGGGTTTAGCGGCAACTTTTTTGGTTGTTGTCCTTTATTTCAGTTTCCTGGGAATGGCCAATGCGCGTTACGGGGAAAGGATTATCCTCCCTGAAAGGACCCTTCTGGTTTCCGAAATTCGAGGAGCCAAAGTGTATCTGGAAAAAAATTGCGCTTATTGCCACCAAATATTCGGCAGGGAAGGAAGGCGAGAAGGTCCAGATGTGAGTGTGATTAAACAGCGGAAGCGATCTACCGAGTGGATTCAGCATTTTATCCTGAATCCCCGGATTTACCAGCCAGGAACAACCATGCCCCGCTACGAGATTTCCCTTGAAGATCTGGAAGCCCTGGCAGCTTACCTTTTATCCCTGGATCCTCAAAAAGAAAGATTCAAGGCCGTGGAGCGAAAGCAATTTATTGATTTCGGATTGTACCAATAA
- a CDS encoding Rieske 2Fe-2S domain-containing protein, protein MNLQIKGDLRTQTPASASCKEASFLTNRRGLLKGLGGFFAAVGLGSLFYGLYRFLAPGGGALPSLEIPLNKITAGGFYTFQYGELPGIAMQDEDGSLQAFSLVCTHLACTVAWKPEKKEFYCPCHDAIFDAQGRVLSGPPSSPLERWNVQVKNDKVLIGIV, encoded by the coding sequence ATGAACCTCCAGATCAAAGGAGATTTGAGGACTCAAACGCCAGCCAGCGCCTCCTGCAAAGAAGCTTCCTTCTTAACCAACCGCAGAGGGCTGCTGAAGGGACTTGGAGGCTTTTTCGCGGCGGTCGGCTTGGGGAGTTTATTCTATGGGTTATATCGGTTCCTTGCTCCTGGAGGAGGAGCCCTTCCGTCGCTGGAAATTCCTTTAAATAAAATTACCGCCGGGGGATTCTATACCTTTCAGTATGGAGAACTACCGGGAATCGCGATGCAAGATGAAGACGGAAGTCTGCAAGCCTTTTCCCTGGTCTGCACCCATTTGGCTTGCACAGTGGCCTGGAAACCAGAAAAAAAAGAATTCTATTGTCCCTGCCATGATGCCATCTTTGACGCTCAGGGCAGAGTGCTGAGTGGTCCTCCGTCATCGCCTCTGGAGCGGTGGAATGTTCAGGTTAAGAACGACAAAGTTTTAATAGGAATTGTTTAG
- a CDS encoding heterodisulfide reductase-related iron-sulfur binding cluster, with protein sequence MDFLEIPYPAHICDLTWELISKGAFPIDKTANDAFLVTYHDPCNVARGAGYFEPPRNIIKATCNHFVEMHPDTIREKTYCCGAGGGLLADELMEIRLSGGKPRAEACRSTGANYLATICAICKANLPEVMKHHQVNCEVGGVHDLLGRALVLK encoded by the coding sequence ATGGATTTTTTGGAGATTCCTTATCCGGCCCATATTTGCGACCTGACCTGGGAGCTGATTTCCAAAGGGGCGTTCCCAATTGATAAAACGGCCAATGACGCGTTTCTGGTTACCTACCACGATCCCTGCAACGTAGCCCGGGGTGCAGGGTATTTTGAACCCCCCCGGAACATTATCAAGGCCACGTGTAACCATTTTGTGGAAATGCATCCGGACACCATCCGCGAAAAAACCTACTGCTGCGGTGCCGGTGGCGGCCTTCTGGCCGATGAACTTATGGAAATTCGCCTGTCCGGCGGGAAACCCAGAGCCGAAGCCTGCCGGTCGACCGGCGCCAATTATTTGGCTACGATCTGTGCCATTTGCAAAGCCAATCTACCCGAAGTGATGAAACACCATCAGGTCAATTGTGAAGTAGGCGGCGTTCATGACCTTTTGGGAAGAGCGCTGGTTTTGAAATAA